From Variovorax sp. PMC12, the proteins below share one genomic window:
- a CDS encoding phospholipase A, with protein sequence MTTKRHHIRLRELAALAACLGGAAGAQAQAVDKPASPLADSQLTWQQCTALGANNEARLACFDRWAQQQTLPSVSVPVAPPVLASTQPPVDGTIPATRVVSVATTEGCRDRQYSALSRFWELENATDCGTFGFRGYRPLTVSVSAATNKPQTPTSPSPDHTGQPVAYQANEMRIGLSVRTKLAQGLLTQGDPVRKDSLWFAYTQQSTWQLFNGAISRPFRTTDHEPELMYVYPTDFKLPGGWRWRYSGLGIVHQSNGQSLPLSRSWNRVYLMGGAELDDRFTITGRIWKRISESAAKDDNPDIADYIGRAEVTGRWNLDRDNQLAVTVRNNLRDSGRGSIRLEWLKAIGDPTKSNLRFHTQLFSGYGDTLVDYNRKRTVLSIGLSLVDF encoded by the coding sequence ATGACGACGAAACGACACCACATCCGGCTGCGCGAGCTGGCCGCCCTGGCCGCCTGCCTGGGCGGCGCCGCCGGCGCGCAGGCGCAGGCCGTCGACAAGCCCGCGAGCCCGCTGGCCGATTCGCAGCTCACCTGGCAGCAGTGCACCGCGCTGGGCGCCAACAACGAGGCACGGCTGGCCTGCTTCGACCGCTGGGCGCAGCAGCAGACGCTGCCCTCGGTGTCGGTGCCCGTGGCGCCGCCGGTGCTCGCGAGCACGCAGCCGCCGGTGGACGGCACGATCCCGGCCACGCGCGTGGTCTCGGTCGCCACCACCGAAGGCTGCCGCGACCGCCAGTACTCGGCGCTGTCGCGCTTCTGGGAGCTGGAGAACGCCACCGACTGCGGCACCTTCGGCTTTCGCGGCTACCGGCCGCTCACCGTGTCGGTCTCGGCCGCCACCAACAAGCCGCAGACGCCCACTTCGCCGTCGCCCGACCACACCGGCCAGCCCGTCGCCTACCAGGCCAACGAGATGCGCATCGGCCTGTCGGTGCGCACCAAGCTCGCCCAGGGCCTGCTCACGCAAGGCGACCCGGTGAGGAAAGACTCGCTGTGGTTCGCCTACACCCAGCAGTCGACCTGGCAGTTGTTCAACGGCGCCATCTCGCGGCCGTTCCGCACCACCGACCACGAACCCGAGCTGATGTATGTCTACCCGACCGACTTCAAGCTGCCCGGCGGATGGCGCTGGCGCTATTCGGGCCTGGGCATCGTGCACCAGTCGAACGGCCAGAGCCTGCCGCTGTCGCGCAGCTGGAACCGCGTCTACCTGATGGGCGGCGCCGAACTGGACGACCGCTTCACCATCACCGGCCGCATCTGGAAGCGCATTTCCGAGAGCGCCGCCAAGGACGACAACCCCGACATCGCCGACTACATCGGCCGTGCCGAAGTCACAGGCCGCTGGAACCTCGATCGCGACAACCAGTTGGCCGTGACCGTGCGCAACAACCTGCGCGACAGCGGCCGCGGCTCGATCCGCCTCGAGTGGCTCAAGGCCATCGGCGACCCGACCAAGAGCAACCTGCGCTTCCACACGCAGCTGTTCTCTGGCTACGGCGACACGCTGGTGGACTACAACCGCAAGCGCACGGTGCTCAGCATCGGCCTCAGCCTCGTGGATTTCTGA
- a CDS encoding DUF802 domain-containing protein: MTRFLPHAVFAAGLAVVGWVAVGYVGANPLALAVTALVAAFYLMGALELRRFQQATDTLSRAVAELSEAPASLGAWLSRLPASLQNAVRLRIEGERVGLPGPALTPYLAGFLVLLGMLGTFLGMVVTLNGTGLALDSATDLQAVRSSLSAPVKGLGLAFGTSVAGVAASAMLGLMSALCRRERLQAGQLLDSKIATTLRVFSQVHQREESFKLLQQQALAMPELVGQLQAMMAALAQQSQAQNDRLISSQDSFHGKAEAVYAGLATSVDQSLRQSLTESARIAGAAIQPVVEATMAAIARETAALHGTLSQTVQQQLEGLSSRFAATTAGVADTWQAALAEHRQTSEALSGEVRGSHDRFAETFAQRSAALVDNVAAQLERTVGSVSHTWSGALAEHQRVSEKLSADSQQALTAAAATFEQHSASLLRTVGQAHAELQTDIAARDEQRLAVWTQSLAAMAAGLKDEWQQAGTYAAGQQQHLLDTISQVSSRDEQKLAAWTQSLAAMAAALREEWQQAGVHATGQQQLLLDSIAQISSRDEQRLSAWSQSLASMAAALKEEWQQAGAHTTGQQQQLLDAISQISSRDEQRLSAWTQSLASMADSLKEEWQQAGAQSASRQHELLEQVAQTAREMSSQTDAHAKATVAEIAQLLQAASEAPRAAAEVVAELRQKLSDSMARDNAMLEERSRILETLSTLLDAVNHASTEQRAAVDSLVAASAEVLERVGGRFTEQVEAETGKMTGIAAQITGGAAEVASMGEAFGLAVQMFSQSNDKMGAQLQRIEAALGKSIARSDEQLAYYVAQAREVIDLSIMSQKQIVEDLQQLASRQAAVGSEA, from the coding sequence ATGACCAGATTTCTTCCTCACGCTGTGTTCGCAGCGGGCTTGGCCGTCGTGGGCTGGGTCGCCGTCGGCTACGTCGGCGCGAACCCGCTGGCGCTGGCCGTCACCGCGCTCGTCGCCGCGTTCTATCTGATGGGCGCGCTCGAACTGCGCCGTTTCCAGCAGGCCACCGACACCCTGTCGCGCGCCGTGGCCGAACTGTCCGAAGCGCCCGCCAGCCTCGGCGCCTGGCTCTCCCGCCTGCCCGCCTCGCTGCAGAACGCGGTGCGCCTGCGCATCGAGGGCGAGCGCGTCGGCCTGCCCGGCCCCGCCCTCACGCCCTACCTGGCCGGCTTCCTGGTGCTGCTGGGCATGCTCGGCACCTTCCTGGGCATGGTGGTCACGCTCAACGGTACCGGCCTTGCGCTCGACAGCGCGACCGACCTGCAGGCCGTGCGCTCGTCGCTCTCTGCGCCGGTGAAGGGCCTGGGGCTGGCCTTCGGCACTTCGGTGGCGGGCGTGGCCGCCTCGGCGATGCTGGGCCTGATGTCGGCGCTGTGCCGGCGCGAGCGGCTGCAGGCCGGGCAACTGCTCGACAGCAAGATCGCGACCACGCTGCGCGTGTTCTCGCAGGTCCACCAGCGCGAGGAATCGTTCAAGCTGCTGCAGCAGCAGGCGCTGGCCATGCCCGAGCTGGTCGGGCAGCTGCAGGCGATGATGGCTGCGCTGGCACAGCAGAGCCAGGCGCAGAACGACCGCCTCATCAGCAGCCAGGACAGCTTCCACGGCAAGGCCGAGGCGGTGTACGCAGGCCTCGCCACTTCCGTCGACCAGTCGCTGCGCCAGAGCCTGACCGAGAGCGCGCGCATCGCCGGCGCGGCGATCCAGCCGGTGGTCGAGGCCACCATGGCCGCCATCGCGCGCGAGACCGCCGCACTGCACGGCACGCTCTCGCAGACCGTGCAGCAGCAGCTCGAAGGCTTGTCGAGCCGATTCGCGGCCACCACGGCCGGCGTGGCCGACACCTGGCAGGCCGCGCTGGCCGAGCACCGGCAGACGAGCGAAGCCCTCTCCGGCGAAGTGCGCGGCTCGCACGACCGCTTTGCCGAGACCTTCGCGCAGCGCTCGGCCGCACTGGTCGACAACGTTGCCGCGCAGCTCGAGCGCACCGTGGGCAGCGTCTCGCACACCTGGAGCGGCGCGCTCGCCGAGCACCAGCGCGTGAGCGAGAAGCTCTCGGCCGATTCGCAGCAGGCGCTGACCGCCGCCGCCGCGACCTTCGAACAGCACTCGGCCTCGCTGCTGCGCACCGTGGGCCAGGCGCATGCCGAACTGCAGACCGACATCGCGGCGCGCGACGAACAGCGGCTGGCCGTGTGGACGCAATCGCTGGCGGCGATGGCGGCAGGGCTGAAGGACGAATGGCAACAGGCCGGCACCTATGCGGCAGGCCAGCAGCAGCACTTGCTCGACACGATCTCGCAGGTGTCGTCGCGCGACGAGCAGAAGCTCGCTGCGTGGACGCAGTCGCTGGCTGCGATGGCGGCGGCGCTCAGGGAAGAATGGCAGCAGGCCGGCGTGCATGCGACCGGCCAACAGCAGCTGCTGCTCGATTCGATCGCGCAGATTTCGTCGCGCGACGAACAGCGCCTCTCTGCCTGGAGCCAATCGCTCGCATCGATGGCCGCGGCGCTCAAGGAAGAGTGGCAGCAGGCCGGCGCCCACACCACCGGCCAGCAGCAGCAACTGCTTGACGCCATCTCGCAGATTTCCTCGCGCGACGAGCAGCGTCTTTCCGCGTGGACGCAGTCGCTCGCATCGATGGCCGACTCGCTGAAGGAAGAATGGCAGCAGGCCGGCGCGCAGTCCGCGAGCCGGCAGCACGAGCTGCTCGAACAGGTGGCGCAGACCGCGCGCGAGATGTCGTCGCAGACCGACGCGCACGCCAAGGCCACCGTCGCCGAGATCGCCCAGCTGCTGCAGGCCGCCTCCGAGGCACCGCGCGCGGCGGCCGAAGTGGTCGCCGAGCTGCGCCAGAAGCTGTCGGACAGCATGGCGCGCGACAACGCGATGCTGGAAGAACGCAGCCGCATCCTCGAGACGCTTTCCACGCTGCTCGACGCGGTCAACCATGCCTCCACCGAGCAGCGCGCGGCGGTCGACTCGCTGGTGGCCGCATCGGCCGAGGTGCTGGAGCGCGTGGGCGGCCGCTTCACCGAACAGGTCGAGGCCGAGACCGGCAAGATGACCGGCATTGCCGCGCAGATCACCGGCGGCGCGGCCGAGGTGGCGAGCATGGGCGAGGCCTTCGGCCTGGCGGTGCAGATGTTCAGCCAGTCGAACGACAAGATGGGCGCGCAGCTGCAGCGCATCGAGGCCGCGCTCGGCAAGTCGATCGCGCGCAGCGACGAACAGCTGGCCTACTATGTGGCGCAGGCGCGCGAGGTCATCGACCTGAGCATCATGTCGCAGAAGCAGATCGTCGAAGACCTGCAGCAGCTCGCCAGCCGGCAGGCCGCGGTGGGCAGCGAGGCGTGA
- a CDS encoding OmpA family protein — protein sequence MREDIDESGLEPGVPVWAVFGDLMSGLLGAFVLILVCALGMQMELASRLETEVQQRRAEAQRREQLEQALAGPLAAGRVTLNNGRIGISGNVLFAFNSADLQPEGRQLLRSLSAPLAAYLGSRDEILMVSGFTDDRQMRGDARRFADNWELSAQRALTVTRALIEEGMPSSSVFAAAFGSEQAVASNADAEGRSKNRRVEMAPTPRPSSAGTANAKRRE from the coding sequence ATGCGCGAGGACATCGACGAGAGCGGCCTGGAGCCGGGCGTGCCCGTGTGGGCCGTCTTCGGCGACCTGATGTCGGGGCTGCTCGGCGCGTTCGTGCTGATCCTGGTGTGTGCGCTGGGCATGCAGATGGAGCTCGCGTCCAGGCTGGAAACCGAAGTGCAGCAGCGGCGCGCCGAGGCGCAGCGCCGCGAGCAGCTCGAACAGGCGCTGGCGGGCCCGCTCGCGGCCGGCCGCGTGACGCTGAACAACGGCCGCATCGGCATCAGCGGCAATGTGCTGTTCGCCTTCAATTCCGCCGACCTGCAGCCCGAGGGGCGGCAGTTGCTCAGGAGCCTGTCGGCGCCGCTGGCCGCCTACCTTGGCAGCCGCGACGAGATCCTGATGGTCAGCGGCTTCACCGACGACCGGCAGATGCGCGGCGACGCGCGACGCTTCGCGGACAACTGGGAGCTGTCGGCCCAGCGCGCGCTCACGGTGACGCGCGCGCTGATCGAGGAAGGCATGCCGTCGTCGTCGGTGTTCGCGGCGGCCTTCGGCTCCGAGCAGGCGGTGGCGTCCAATGCCGATGCCGAGGGACGCTCGAAGAACCGGCGCGTGGAGATGGCGCCGACGCCGCGGCCGTCTTCCGCCGGCACCGCCAACGCGAAGCGCCGTGAATAG
- the nadE gene encoding ammonia-dependent NAD(+) synthetase, translating to MSADLTPVDDTQREIIAALHVAPVFDAARELERRVDFLASYLKQTGLKTLVLGISGGVDSLTAGCLAQRAVEKLRATGHDATFIAMRLPYGVQKDEAEAQASLAVIRPDRTITVDIRPAADGMLAALKAGDLSFRDAAHEDFVLGNIKARERMVAQFAVAGAHDGIVIGTDHAAEALMGFFTKFGDGAADITPLTGLNKRRVRAVAQLLGAPDSLVYKVPTADLESLVPGKPDEDAFGVTYEQIDDFLEGKPVSAEARAIILSTHRKSAHKRALPVEPPAPAALG from the coding sequence ATGAGCGCAGACCTCACCCCCGTCGACGACACGCAGCGCGAGATCATCGCGGCGCTGCATGTCGCGCCCGTCTTCGATGCCGCCCGCGAGCTGGAGCGGCGCGTCGACTTTCTCGCGAGCTACCTGAAGCAGACCGGCCTGAAGACGCTGGTGCTGGGCATCAGCGGCGGCGTCGATTCGCTGACCGCCGGCTGCCTGGCGCAGCGCGCGGTCGAGAAGCTGCGCGCCACCGGCCATGACGCCACCTTCATCGCCATGCGCCTGCCCTACGGCGTACAGAAGGACGAAGCCGAGGCGCAGGCTTCGCTCGCCGTCATCAGGCCCGACCGCACCATCACCGTCGACATCCGCCCCGCGGCCGACGGCATGCTCGCCGCGCTGAAGGCCGGCGACCTGAGCTTCCGCGACGCGGCGCACGAAGACTTCGTGCTCGGCAACATCAAGGCGCGCGAGCGCATGGTGGCGCAGTTCGCGGTGGCCGGCGCGCACGACGGCATCGTCATCGGCACCGATCACGCGGCCGAGGCGCTGATGGGCTTCTTCACCAAGTTCGGCGACGGCGCGGCCGACATCACGCCGCTCACCGGCCTGAACAAGCGCCGCGTGCGCGCGGTGGCGCAGCTGCTGGGCGCGCCCGATTCGCTGGTCTACAAGGTGCCCACGGCCGACCTCGAGTCGCTGGTGCCGGGCAAGCCCGACGAAGACGCCTTCGGCGTGACCTACGAGCAGATCGACGATTTCCTCGAAGGCAAGCCGGTGTCGGCCGAGGCGCGCGCGATCATCCTGTCCACGCACCGCAAGAGCGCACACAAGCGCGCGCTGCCCGTCGAGCCCCCGGCACCCGCCGCGCTCGGCTGA
- a CDS encoding DUF2894 domain-containing protein: MNSQEEVSAGNVAAVQACIARGDHRFDPVRFRFIEALARRADTHEGEARRLLDERVATLLAAYGKDMAAAHAAAAADGPQDARQQPRERSALAELVDHAAQNSPLPAGMQAVPADAAPGQSPALELKTLRYFRSTWSKLSADLRLTQSLAKVPENAGPLNSHHLVHRALTLMRDLSPEYLNHFMSYVDTLSWVEQANSASASAAASTTRAEAGGRKTARAGKAG, translated from the coding sequence GTGAATAGCCAGGAGGAAGTCAGCGCCGGCAACGTGGCGGCGGTCCAGGCGTGTATTGCGCGCGGCGACCACCGCTTCGACCCGGTGCGCTTCCGCTTCATCGAGGCACTGGCCCGGCGCGCAGACACGCACGAGGGCGAGGCGCGCCGCCTGCTCGACGAGCGCGTGGCCACGCTGCTCGCTGCGTACGGCAAGGACATGGCGGCCGCCCATGCGGCAGCCGCAGCGGACGGGCCGCAGGATGCACGGCAGCAGCCGCGCGAACGCAGCGCCCTCGCGGAACTGGTCGACCATGCCGCCCAGAATTCGCCCCTCCCCGCCGGCATGCAGGCGGTGCCCGCCGACGCCGCGCCCGGCCAGTCGCCCGCGCTGGAACTGAAGACGCTGCGCTACTTCCGCAGCACCTGGTCGAAGCTCAGCGCCGACCTGCGGCTCACGCAGTCGCTGGCCAAGGTGCCGGAGAACGCGGGGCCGCTCAACTCGCACCACCTGGTGCACCGCGCGCTCACGCTGATGCGCGACCTGTCGCCGGAGTACCTGAACCACTTCATGTCGTACGTCGACACCTTGTCGTGGGTCGAGCAGGCGAACAGCGCCAGCGCCTCGGCCGCGGCGAGCACCACGCGCGCCGAGGCCGGCGGCAGGAAGACGGCGCGCGCCGGCAAGGCCGGCTGA
- a CDS encoding AEC family transporter, with product MLPVFLVTFPFFALIAAGYGAARARILPLDAIPGLNAFVLYFALPCMLLRFGAGTPIGQLLDGSVALVWGLGALAVVAGVVAFTRNARVGWNDGAFGALVAAFPNTGFMGVPLLVAILGAQAAGPMIIAIAFDMVVTSSLCIGLSRLDGVGAGAAGGATQAARKALRGILVNPMPWSILLGVLLSAARWQLPGPLERTVAMLADAASPVALFTIGAVLARSALLAREHDASAAVAEALGTGVQPAPRAPWGDVLPVVAVKLLVHPLLIWGLGLGAIALGLPLAPAALVVMVLVASLPSASNVSMLAERFGADNGRIARIILWTTVVAFFSFPLAVGLLH from the coding sequence GTGCTGCCTGTATTTCTTGTTACTTTCCCTTTCTTCGCGTTAATCGCCGCCGGTTACGGCGCCGCGCGCGCCCGCATCCTGCCGCTGGACGCGATTCCCGGCCTGAACGCCTTCGTGCTCTATTTCGCGCTGCCCTGCATGCTGCTGCGCTTCGGCGCGGGCACGCCCATCGGGCAACTGCTGGACGGCAGCGTGGCGCTGGTCTGGGGCCTGGGGGCGCTCGCCGTGGTGGCGGGGGTGGTGGCGTTCACGCGCAACGCCCGCGTCGGCTGGAACGACGGCGCATTCGGCGCGCTGGTGGCCGCATTCCCGAACACCGGCTTCATGGGCGTGCCGCTGCTGGTGGCGATCCTCGGGGCGCAGGCTGCGGGGCCGATGATCATCGCGATCGCGTTCGACATGGTCGTCACCTCGTCGCTGTGCATCGGGCTGTCGCGGCTCGACGGGGTGGGGGCGGGCGCGGCGGGCGGCGCCACGCAGGCGGCGCGCAAGGCGCTGCGCGGCATCCTGGTCAACCCGATGCCCTGGTCGATCCTGCTGGGCGTGCTGCTGTCGGCCGCGCGCTGGCAGCTGCCGGGGCCGCTGGAGCGCACCGTGGCCATGCTGGCCGATGCCGCGTCGCCGGTGGCGCTGTTCACCATCGGCGCGGTGCTGGCACGCTCGGCGCTGCTGGCGCGCGAGCACGACGCCAGCGCGGCGGTGGCCGAGGCGCTGGGAACCGGCGTGCAGCCCGCGCCCAGGGCGCCGTGGGGCGACGTGCTGCCCGTGGTGGCGGTGAAGCTGCTGGTGCACCCGCTGCTGATTTGGGGGCTGGGCCTGGGCGCCATCGCGCTGGGGCTGCCGCTCGCGCCCGCCGCACTGGTGGTGATGGTGCTGGTGGCGTCACTGCCGAGCGCCAGCAATGTGTCGATGCTGGCCGAGCGCTTCGGCGCCGACAACGGCCGCATCGCCCGGATCATCCTGTGGACGACGGTGGTGGCGTTCTTCAGCTTTCCGCTGGCGGTCGGCCTGCTGCACTGA
- a CDS encoding ATP-dependent helicase: protein MSHGLNPAQLEAVNYMYGPCLVLAGAGSGKTRVITHKIGRLIQSGLEPQRIAAITFTNKAAAEMRERAKDLIGKDARKVVVCTFHALGVRMMREDGAVLGLKKAFSILDSDDVTKILKDAGGTTDIATARIWQWTISKWKNMGLNAAQAEAAAVDDNERITARIMARYEERLQAYQSVDFDDLIGMPLKLLYEFPEVRAKWQAALGHILVDEYQDTNATQYEVLKALAGERGHFTAVGDDDQSIYGWRGATLDNLRKLPVDYPTLKVIKLEQNYRSTSAILRAANNVIGPNPKLFPKTLFSELGEGEPVRIVDADSEQHEAERAVARIVSLRAGDATTQGKQYKEYRDFAILYRANHQARVFEQALRKAQIPYKVSGGQSFFDRAEIKDLCGWFRLWVNNDDDPAFLRAITTPKRGIGHTTLASLGTFASQYKLSLFEALFSPSLPSVMPKRTLEGIHEFGRYINDLEYRARRTMGAEDSRTFMLDWLKEIDYEKHLYDGEDSESAAASRWTNVLEFVDWMSQRAGGTIDDTSGADNTIETERKSLLEVAQTISLLSTISERQQDQDVVTLSTLHASKGLEWPHVMLIGVSEGLLPFKLDDDNGRQQKVSEDTLQRLQEERRLMYVGITRAQRSLAVSWTKKRKQGREMVPCVPSRFIAEMGLDKATTREDPREKLKALRAEFARKAQDSAAKAAAASSS, encoded by the coding sequence ATGTCTCACGGACTCAATCCCGCGCAACTCGAAGCGGTCAACTACATGTACGGTCCCTGCCTGGTGCTCGCCGGCGCGGGCTCGGGCAAGACGCGGGTGATCACTCACAAGATCGGACGCCTGATCCAGTCGGGGCTCGAGCCCCAGCGGATCGCGGCCATCACCTTCACCAACAAGGCGGCCGCGGAAATGCGCGAGCGCGCCAAGGACCTGATCGGCAAGGACGCGCGCAAGGTCGTGGTCTGCACCTTCCACGCACTGGGCGTGCGCATGATGCGCGAGGACGGCGCGGTGCTGGGCCTGAAGAAGGCCTTCAGCATCCTCGACTCCGACGACGTCACCAAGATCCTGAAGGACGCCGGCGGCACCACCGACATCGCCACCGCGCGCATCTGGCAGTGGACCATCAGCAAGTGGAAGAACATGGGCCTGAACGCCGCGCAGGCGGAGGCCGCCGCGGTGGACGACAACGAGCGCATCACCGCGCGCATCATGGCCCGCTACGAAGAGCGGCTGCAGGCCTACCAGAGCGTCGACTTCGACGACCTGATCGGCATGCCGCTGAAGCTGCTCTACGAATTCCCCGAAGTGCGCGCCAAGTGGCAGGCCGCGCTCGGCCACATCCTGGTGGACGAATACCAGGACACCAACGCCACCCAGTACGAAGTGCTCAAGGCCCTGGCCGGCGAGCGCGGCCACTTCACCGCGGTGGGCGACGACGACCAGTCGATCTACGGCTGGCGCGGCGCCACGCTGGACAACCTGCGCAAGCTGCCGGTCGACTACCCCACGCTCAAGGTCATCAAGCTGGAGCAGAACTACCGCTCCACCAGCGCCATCCTGCGCGCGGCCAACAACGTGATCGGCCCCAACCCCAAGCTGTTTCCCAAGACGCTGTTCTCCGAACTCGGCGAAGGCGAGCCGGTGCGCATCGTCGACGCCGACAGCGAGCAGCACGAGGCCGAGCGCGCCGTGGCGCGCATCGTCAGCCTGCGCGCGGGCGACGCCACCACGCAGGGCAAGCAGTACAAGGAATACCGCGACTTCGCCATCCTGTACCGCGCCAACCACCAGGCGCGCGTGTTCGAGCAGGCGCTGCGCAAGGCGCAGATCCCGTACAAGGTGTCGGGCGGCCAGAGCTTCTTCGACCGCGCCGAGATCAAGGACCTGTGCGGCTGGTTCCGCCTGTGGGTCAACAACGACGACGACCCGGCGTTCCTGCGCGCCATCACCACGCCCAAGCGCGGCATCGGCCACACCACGCTCGCGAGCCTGGGTACCTTCGCCAGCCAGTACAAGCTGAGCCTGTTCGAGGCGCTGTTCAGCCCATCGCTGCCCAGCGTGATGCCCAAGCGCACGCTGGAAGGCATCCACGAGTTCGGCCGCTACATCAACGACCTGGAATACCGCGCGCGCCGCACCATGGGCGCGGAAGACTCGCGCACCTTCATGCTCGACTGGCTGAAGGAAATCGACTACGAGAAGCACCTCTACGACGGCGAGGACAGCGAGTCGGCCGCGGCCTCGCGCTGGACCAACGTGCTGGAGTTCGTCGACTGGATGTCACAGCGCGCCGGCGGCACCATCGACGACACCTCGGGCGCCGACAACACCATCGAGACCGAACGCAAGAGCCTGCTCGAGGTGGCGCAGACCATCTCGCTGCTGTCCACCATCAGCGAGCGCCAGCAGGACCAGGACGTGGTCACGCTCTCGACGCTGCACGCCTCCAAGGGCCTCGAATGGCCGCACGTGATGCTGATCGGCGTGAGCGAGGGCCTCCTGCCCTTCAAGCTCGACGACGACAACGGCCGCCAGCAGAAGGTCAGCGAAGACACGCTGCAGCGGCTGCAGGAAGAGCGCCGCCTGATGTACGTGGGCATCACGCGCGCGCAGCGCAGCCTGGCGGTGAGCTGGACCAAGAAGCGCAAGCAGGGCCGCGAGATGGTGCCCTGCGTGCCCAGCCGCTTCATCGCCGAGATGGGCCTGGACAAGGCCACCACCCGGGAAGACCCGCGCGAAAAACTCAAGGCGCTGCGCGCCGAGTTCGCGCGCAAGGCGCAGGACAGCGCGGCCAAGGCGGCCGCCGCCTCATCATCATGA
- a CDS encoding DUF3348 domain-containing protein, with amino-acid sequence MVQASRRTGFTGSPLVRLLSRLTDSDVGQPRQTTAERLSQWFGWTDDISLSAALNAGPASSLSSAKKASSSAEEAECARVRAALTKAIASDGAAPADATDFAPLRQRYLARQQAMEAGIGPLRSRLRTTLAGRSQAMAKLAAVDVVMEQVLAVQERSLLSGVPALLEKRFRRLRQAALEAQAEQATEPAADQTTPAPSAGAAWQDVFHKDLQDVLLAELDFRFQPVEGLLEALRMKQPG; translated from the coding sequence ATGGTGCAAGCGTCACGGCGCACAGGTTTCACCGGTTCGCCGCTCGTGCGCTTGCTTTCCAGGCTGACCGACAGCGACGTCGGGCAACCCCGGCAGACGACCGCGGAGCGGCTGAGCCAGTGGTTCGGCTGGACCGACGACATCTCGCTGTCCGCGGCGTTGAACGCCGGCCCGGCGAGTTCTCTCTCCAGTGCAAAAAAAGCCTCCTCGAGCGCCGAGGAAGCCGAGTGCGCCCGCGTGCGCGCCGCGCTGACCAAGGCCATCGCCTCCGACGGCGCCGCCCCCGCGGACGCCACCGACTTCGCCCCGCTGCGCCAGCGCTACCTGGCCCGGCAACAGGCGATGGAAGCCGGCATCGGCCCGCTGCGCAGCCGCCTGCGGACCACGCTGGCGGGCCGTTCGCAGGCCATGGCCAAACTGGCGGCGGTCGACGTCGTGATGGAGCAGGTGCTGGCCGTGCAGGAACGCAGCCTGCTCTCGGGCGTGCCCGCGCTGCTGGAGAAGCGCTTCAGACGCCTGCGGCAGGCGGCGCTGGAGGCCCAGGCCGAACAGGCCACCGAACCGGCAGCCGATCAGACAACGCCGGCCCCATCTGCCGGTGCCGCGTGGCAGGACGTGTTCCACAAAGACCTCCAGGACGTGCTGCTCGCCGAACTGGACTTTCGATTTCAACCGGTCGAAGGGCTGCTCGAAGCCCTTCGCATGAAGCAACCAGGCTGA